In Anopheles gambiae chromosome 2, idAnoGambNW_F1_1, whole genome shotgun sequence, a single window of DNA contains:
- the LOC1275706 gene encoding casein kinase I, translating into MNLICNKYRRIRKIGMGTFCNVYLGEDIENGLKVAIKMDKCREEESRSLLPHEYKVYAQLAGCEGIPVVHLFGQERGYNVIVMDKLGPSLEDLFNFCSRRFSLKTVMMLVDQMITKVAGVHKKNIIHRDLKPDNFVMGAEMQDKVLFLVDFGLAKKYYNPSSRSHIAYREGRSLVGTARYASLSSHLGIELSRRDDMESIGYVMVYFRRGSLPWQGLQGVNKFQRNERIMEKKLATSIEDLCAGLPEEFGSYLQYCRSMSFDEQPDYQYWISTFREVLSANELKYDLIFDWHGLMPSEAAEQDSNNASATTADES; encoded by the coding sequence ATGAATCTCATATGCAATAAGTACCGACGAATCCGTAAGATAGGAATGGGGACTTTTTGCAACGTATACCTCGGCGAGGACATCGAAAATGGCCTTAAGGTAGCTATTAAGATGGACAAATGTCGGGAAGAGGAATCTCGCTCTTTGCTACCTCATGAGTACAAGGTGTACGCACAACTTGCGGGCTGCGAAGGCATTCCGGTCGTCCATCTCTTCGGCCAGGAACGTGGTTACAACGTTATTGTCATGGATAAGCTTGGCCCTTCCTTGGAGGATCTTTTCAACTTTTGCTCTCGAAGATTTTCACTCAAAACCGTCATGATGTTGGTCGACCAGATGATCACGAAAGTCGCTGGCGTGCATAAGAAAAATATCATTCATCGCGACCTTAAGCCAGACAACTTTGTTATGGGAGCCGAAATGCAAGATAAAGTGCTGTTCCTGGTTGACTTTGGTTTGGCTAAAAAGTACTACAACCCCAGTTCCCGTTCTCATATAGCATATCGGGAAGGAAGGAGCTTGGTCGGTACTGCCCGGTATGCCTCATTAAGCTCCCACCTGGGAATTGAGCTAAGCCGTCGTGATGACATGGAGTCGATAGGATATGTGATGGTTTACTTCCGACGTGGCTCGCTGCCGTGGCAAGGGCTGCAAGGGGTCAACAAGTTTCAGAGGAACGAACGGATCATGGAGAAGAAACTTGCCACATCGATCGAGGATTTGTGCGCGGGTTTACCTGAGGAGTTTGGGTCATATTTACAGTACTGTCGCAGTATGTCTTTCGACGAACAGCCAGATTACCAGTACTGGATTTCTACATTTCGGGAAGTTTTGAGTGCAAATGAGCTTAAatatgatttaatttttgattgGCACGGACTAATGCCTTCGGAAGCAGCGGAGCAAGACAGCAACAATGCTTCAGCAACTACAGCTGATGAAAGTTAA